Below is a genomic region from Constrictibacter sp. MBR-5.
TCTGCGAGACCAGGGCGAGGAGCGCGGGCCTTCCGGTGGGCTCGCCATTGGTCCACTTCACGCCATAGCCCATGCCGACCAGATTGGCCGGCATGCGTTCCGGCTTCATCAGCTCATCCACTGCCGCAGCGTGCGCTTTCTGCGCTCGCGCCGCCTCCTTGGGATCGAGGATCATCTTTTTCGGATCGAGATTCATCGGTCATCTCCTTCCCTTCAGGTGCTCTGCACCGATATTGTTCCGACCTCCTCGACGTCCGTGGGCACGCCTTCGATTTGCGTAGGGACGACATCACTCTCGGCCAGAGAGCCCTTCGGCACCTTGCGACTAACGAAGACCTTTATAGCTGGCTTGCCGCCCTTCTCGCCGATGCCCACACCCTGGACATTCGGCAGCTGCATCAGAGCTGTTTCGTGCCGCTGTAAGATTGCGTCTGTATCCATGGCGATCCTCCACCGAGAGCGGCGCTGGACGCGTTGGTAAATGCCGGGTGCAGCGGTAATTCGCAGGTAATCCGCCGTTCTCATGCACAGCGTCTGGGCGTGAGTTCACGCGACCATTCAAGGCACTACAGGATGCAATGAGAGGAGCAAAGATAACGCGGGCTACTTGACCGCCACACGCGCTCCTAAGCCAGTGAATGCTAATACGTGACGTGGCGCGGCGCAATGATGCGTTGTAGTCCAGGTCGTGAATGCCGCAGTGGAGCAGGGACGGATCGGAGAACAGGAGCACCGATCACGTCAGAGTCCGTCGACCGACGTTTCCCTTTCTTCCAGAAAGGCCGGTCGGAGGGGGCGTCGCGCGCGGCCGGTTTACTGGAGGCTCGCCCAGGGAGGTCGCCGCGGTGATCTCCGGGCCCTATCTCTGGCTCGACGCCACCTACGCGAAGGTCCGAGAGACCGGGCGCATCGTCCCCATCGGCAGACGCCGTCAGCTCCTCCCGAACCTCGCGCTCGTAGCGCTTGAGGTGCGCCTCCACGTCAGCCGAGGTTCTGTGTGTGATGTCGTTCATCGCGGTTCTGCTATGGTCGTGCGTAGCTCGACGTTGGAAACGGTTTCCGGGGCAAGCCGCTGGCTCGTTCGCGATCATGCACCCGAACCTTTATGCTTGGTGTGCGGTCGACGGCTTACGCACAAGGCTCGCCCTTTCCGCCGTCAACAGGACTGTATTTCTGCAGTCGCACTCGCAGGGGACTACGCCGATGCCGATCTTCCTGGACCGACATGAGCTGAGTGGCCTCACCGCATCGGATATTGCGGAAGCGCACCGGAAGGATCTCGAGGTCCAGGAGCGATACGGCGTTCGCTTTCTCACCTACTGGTTCGACGCGACCCGCGGCAATGGGTTCTGCCTGATCGACGCACCGGATATCGAAACGGCTATGCGTGTGCATGATGAAGCGCACGGAGATGTCGCCAAGCATGTGATCGAGGTCGATCTATCTGCGGTCGAAGCCTTTCTTGGCCGAGTGTCCGATCCGGCGCCAAGCGCGCCGGGAGCGGGGCCTGAGATAGATTCTGCCGTGCGTGCAATCCTGTTCACCGACATAGTCGACTCCACAGGCATGACGGCGCGGCTCGGCGATATCCGTGCAGTCGAGATGGTGCGAGCGCATGACGCACTCGTGCGTCGCGCACTGCGAGATCAAGCAGGGCGGGAAGTCAAACACACGGGTGACGGCATCATGGCGTCGTTCACTGATCCTGGGAGCGCTGTCGGATGCGCTCGCGCTGTCCAGCGTGCCTTCGAGGCGTTCAACCTCGGGAGTCGAGAAAAGCTCCAGGTGAGGATCGGTATCGATGTCGGAGAGCCGATAGTCGATGCCCAGGACCTGTTCGGAAGCACCGTGCAAATGGCCGCGCGCCTGTGTCAGGGGGCGGAGCCTGATCAGATCCTGGTGTCCGCCGAGGTCTATAAGCTGGTGAAGGGCGCCTTCGCACTTATTGAGCATCCCGCTCGCGCTATCAAAGGGTTCGGCTGCCCCGTCCCCATTTACGAAGTGCGTTGGAACTGATCGACTCTGGCGATCGAGTCCCCGGCCGGGAATTGATGAGGCGGCGCAGTCTTCATTGCGCATCAACGCCCAGGCCGTCGCCTCTGGGATCGCTGGCGCGCCTGATACGTGCGCGTCAGAGCGCTCGGCGTGAGCGGGTCGCCGGATCGACTTGCCGGATCGACTTGGAGGTCATGGCCATGAGTGTCGCCTCCCGTCACGATGCATGGGGCGCTGGCAGCAGCTACGACCGTTACATGGGCCGCTGGAGCGGCCGGATCGCGCCGCTCTTTCTGGATTGGCTGAACGTGCCCGCCGGTCTGGACTGGCTCGAGGTCGGATGCGGCACCGGCGCGCTCTCCGCTGCGATCCTTGAGCGGTCTTCGCCCCGGAGCCTGCTCGCCGTCGATCCGTCGTCGGGGTTCGTCGACGCCGCTCGCGCCAAGCTTGCCGATCCGCGGGCGGCGTTCCAGGTCGGTGACGCCCAGGCTCTCGAAGTCGAGGATGCGAGCCGGGACGTGGTCGTTTCGGGGCTCGTTCTGAACTTCGTGCCCGATCGGATGAAGGCGCTGCGCGAGATGCGCCGCGCCGCGCGACCGGGAGGGCGTGTCGGCTTCTATGTCTGGGACTATCCCGGCGGCGGCATCGCATTCATGCGCGCCTTCTGGGACGCGGCGGTCGCACTCGACCCCGCGGCCGCCGACCTGACGGAAGGCAAACGCTTTCCCTTCTGCAGGCCCGAGAGCCTCACGGCCGAGGCGATGGAGGCGGGTCTTATGTCGGTCGAGAGCACCGCGATCGAGGTCGCGACGACCTTCGCCGATTTCGACGACTACTGGCAGCCCTTCACCCTCGGGACGGGCCCGGCGCCCGGTTACTGCGCGAGCCTCGACCCCGCCGCCCGCGTGCGCCTCCGGCAGAAGCTCGAGGCCGACCTGCCCCGGGAAGCCGACGGCTCGATCACGCTGAACGCCAGGGCCTGGGCTGTCCGCGCGCGGGTGGCGTGACTGCGTGGGGCGGATGACGGCCGATTGATGGTGGCTTGGCCCTCGCTGTGATGACCGCGCCATATCGATGCCGATCGCATGCACAAGAACGCGCTCAGAGCGCTCCTGATGCGCGTGAACTGTCTCGATCGTCTCCTCTCGCTTCATTGTCGATCATGCGCCCGTCAGAGTTGCTGCCAGCGTTGTGCGCGAGCCTGTGCAAATGCTTCTGAGCAGCGCACGGAGAGGCCCAGACCGACGCGCGCGGCGAAGGGGAGCGCCAGGATGTGCCGGCGCGTCAATTCCAACCGAGCTGCCGTAGCGCCTGCGTGTCGTTCCAGATCTTCGTCATGTGCCGGATGCGGGGACCATCGAACGCGATCACGTACGCGTAATCCGACGCGAGAGCGCGTCCAGTCGGTGCGCCAGGTCCACCCTGCCCGGTTTGGGTGCCGTGGAAGACCGCCGCGGCTACGACGGTCCTGCGTGCCGCGTCCGCGGCAAAAGCGGTCAGTTCGTAGCGCCCGTCCGGGATGGGGCCCAGAAGGCCCTTCATCCACTCGGCGTAGTCGGCCAGCGTCGTGATCCCGGCCAGCGTATCCGCCTGGCAGGCAAAGCTTGCCCCATCGTGGCAATGCGCCTTGCACGCCTCCCATCCGCCGCCCGCTTCGCATGCCTCGAAGAAGTCACGTGCCGTCTGTTCGATGCTCATCTGTTCGTCCTCCATTGCCGATAAAGGCAGCATGCGCGTCGGCGGAACTCCTCGAAATCCGTCAGCTGCAGCAATTGCATCGGACGAATGCAGTATCTGCTAATGCATCTGCAGGACTACCCGATCGCCCGGCGGTCATGTCGCCCTGCCACCCGACCCCGTTCGACAGCGGCTTGCAGCATGCGTGCACCGCACCATATAACCATCCATGTGGATGGTGAGTGGATGGCGATCGCGGATGGCCGATGATACCCAGCGAGGCCGGACCAGGGCGGACAGCGAGAAGATCACGATCAATCTCGGCTTCGTCGACCTGGGCCACGTCGACCTTCTGGTGCAGGAGGGGTTCTACTCGAACCGCACCGACTTCATCCGGACCGCCATCCGCAACCAGATCGAGCGGCATGGCGAGGCGGTTCGGCGGGCGGTGACGCGCAAGAGCGTCGATCTCGGGCTGCGCCATTTCAGCCGCGCCGACCTTGAGGCGGCGCGCGATGCGGGGGAGATCCTCGACATCCGCGTCCTCGGCCTCGCCAGCATCGCCGCGGACGTGACGCCGGAACTGGCGCGTGCCGCCATCGGTTCCCTCGCCGTCCTGGGCGCACTCCACGCCACGCCCGCCGTGAAGAAGGCATTGGCCGACCGCATGACCTAGCGGCGGGACCTGCTGCACCTGTCCAAGCCCATATCGCCTCTCCCGAGGCCGCACCGCCCGATTCCGGGCCCTTGAAAGCACCGACATGTCCAATCGATTCCGCGACGGGATGACCGAGGCGACGCGGCTGACCGGCACCGGCAGGCTGGGCGAGGCGACCGCCCTCATCCAGCGCCTGCTCCACGGCCGACCGGCCTCAGAGCCGCAGACCGCATCTGCAGGCACCGTGATCGACGCCGACTTCGTCACGGTCGAGGAGCCCGATGCCAGGCGCGACCCCAGGCCCAATTCTCGGCCCACCGCCGGTTCCGCCCGCGGGCCGGAGCCGCGGCCCCGTGCCGGCCTGGGCGAGACCCTGCAGCGGCTCGCGGCGCGGGTCGCCGCCGGTGCCGGCATCGCGGCGTCCGACCCCTCGGCCTTCACCCGCGAGGCGCCCGCCCCGCTGCCGGAGGGGGCCGCCTTCACGGCGGCGTCCCACACCGGCGAACACGGCACGCGCGCCTACAGACTCTATGTGCCGAGCGGCCGCACCGGCGAACGGCTGCCGCTGATCGTCATGCTGCACGGCTGCACCCAGTCGCCGGACGACTTCGCCGCCGGCACGCGGATGAACGCGCTCGCCGAGGCGGAGGGCTGCTTCGTGGCCTATCCGGAACAGCCCGCGTCCGCCAATCCGAAGAAGTGCTGGAACTGGTTCAGCCCCGGCGACCAGCGCCGCGGCCGGGGCGAGCCGGCGCTGATCGCCGGCATCACGCGCCAGGTGATGCGGGACCACCCGGTCGATCCCGCGCGGGTCTATGTCGCGGGCCTCTCGGCCGGCGGTGCCGCGGCGGCCGTGATGGCGGCGGCCTATCCCGACCTCTACGCCGCGGCCGGGGTCCATTCCGGCCTCGCCGCCGGATCGGCCAGCGACCTGTCGTCCGCCCTCGCCGCCATGCGCCGGGGCGCTCCCGGCGAGGGGCAGCCCGATGGCGGCGAGCGATCCGCCGTCGTGCCGGTGATCGTCTTCCACGGCGACCGCGATGCCACCGTCCATCCGCGCAATGCCGCCGCCGTCGTCGGCGGGGCGACGGCCGGCATCGCAACCGCCGCCACCGTGGAGCGCGGCCGCGCGCCCGACGGCCACGCCTACAGCCGGACCATCCACGCCGATCCGGCCGGCCGCGTGGTGGCCGAGCAATGGACGATCCACGGTGCCGGGCACGCCTGGGCCGGCGGCAGTCCATCCGGCTCCTACACCGATCCCCGCGGCCCCGACGCGGCGCGCGAGATGCTGCGCTTCTTCCTCGGCCATTGTCGGACGGGCGCGGCCGGCGGCTGAGCGGCGCGGGCGGGAAACGTCGGCGTCAGAAACCCTCGGGGTCGAGCAGCCGATAGCCGACGCCGGGTTCGTTCAGGATGTAGCGCGGCGCGGCGGGGTCGTCCCCGAGCTTCTGGCGGAGCTGGCGGACGAAGACCCGGAGATAGTGGGTGTCGTCCCTGTGCGCGGGCCCCCAGATCTCGTTCAGCAGGGTCTGGTGCGTCAGGATCCGCCCCCTGTGCCGCGCCAGCATGGCCAGCAGGTCGAACTCCTTGCGTGTGAGGCGGACGGGTTCGCCGCCGCGGCGGACCTCGTGTGCCCGCAGGTCGACCTGCAGGTCGCCGACCGCGAGGACGGGCCCCTCCGGGACGCTGCCGGGCCCCTTCCGGTCGCGCAGCAGGGTCCGGATCCGGGCCAGCAGCTCCTTGATGCCGAACGGCTTGACCACATAGTCCTGGGCGCCCGCGTCCAGGGCCTGCACCTTCTCCGCCTCGTCCTGGCGCACGGACAGGACGAGGATCGGCACCTGCGACCACTCCCTGATCCGCGCCACCACCGCCTTTCCGTCCGTGTCGGGAAGGCCGAGGTCGAGGATGACGAGGTCCGGCTGCTCGGTGGCGGCCCTGCCTTCGCCTTCGCGGCCCGTGGCAGCCTCCAGCACCTCGTAGCCGTGCGCGTCGAGGGCCACGCGCAGGAAGCGCCGGATCTGCGCCTCGTCGTCGACCACCAGAATGCGCGCGCCGCCGGTCATTCCCGTGCGGCGTCCCCGAACGCGAGCGGCAGGCTGATCTCCATGCGGGTTCCCTTCCCGGGCGGTGGCGGCTCCGTGGCGCGGACGGCGCCGCCGTGCGCCTCGACGATCCCCTTGCAGATCGCCAGGCCCAGGCCGGTCCCGGCGCGCTGCGTGTCCGTCGCGGCGACACGGTAGAACATGTCGAAGACCCGGTCGCGGTGTTCGGCCGGGATGCCGGGTCCCCCATCGGTCACGGCGACGACCGCCATATCCCCGGCGGCCCGCCCGGCGACCGCGATGACCGACCCCGCCGGGGCGTATTTGGCGGCGTTGTCGAGCAGGTTGGCGAACACCTGCGCCATGAGCACGGGGTCGACGTCGACCGGCGGCAGATCCGCATCGAGATCGAGCTCGACCCGGTGTGCGGCGAGCGACGACCCCAGCTGGCGGATCGCGGCCCCGACCAGTTCGCGCAGGTCGCTCGGCTGCCGGCGGAGCTTCAGCGCGCCATAGCCGAGGCGGGTCATGTCGAGCAGGTTCTGCACGTAGCGGTCGAGGCGCTCGCCCTCCTCGCGGATCGTCTCGGCCAGTTGCCGGCGTCCCGCCGGCCCCAGCGGCCCGTCGGCCTCGACCAGGGAACTCGCCGCCCCGATGATCGACACCAGCGGCGTGCGCAGGTCGTGGCTGACGGAGGAGAGCAGGGCGGCGCGCAGCCGCTCCGTCTCGGAATAGACCCGCGCCTGCTCCAGGTTCGAGGCGAGGCGGTGGCGCTCCATCGCGACGGCGATCTGGTCGCTCATCGCGTCGAGCATCCGCCGGTCGTCGGGTGCCAGGCGCGCGCCGCGCTCGAACGTGACGCCGATGATGCCCTGGGTCCCGAGCGCCGTCTTCAGCGGCAGGAAGAGCCAGCGCGACGAGGGCAGCGTGCCGCTCGTCCATCCGGCGGCCTGACCGTGCTGCCACGCCCATTCCGCCGCGCTGCGCTCGCGGACCTCCAAGTCGTCGCGCGGCGGGAACGCGCCGTCAATCTTCAGGCGGCCCTCCTGGTCCGGCGACAGGATCATCGCCTCGCAGCGCAGCACGGCGGCGATGTTGCTGACGGCGGCCCAGACCAGGTCGTCCTGCGAGGCGGCGGTCGCGAGGCGGCGGCTGAACGCGTAGAGGCTCCCGGTGCGCCGGGCGATCCTGCGCTGTGCCACGGCCTGGTTGCGCAGCCGCGCCGCGAGGTTCCCGGCCAGCAGGGAGGCGGCATAGAACAGCACCAGCGTCAGCAGGTCGTCCCGCCGGTGCATCAGCAGCGTGTGGTAGGGCTCGGTGAAGAAGAAATTGTAGGCGACGAAGCTGATCGTCGCGGCGTAGAGCGACGGCCACAGCCCGTAGCGGGTCGCCGTCAGCAGCACGCCCGTCAGGAAGATCAGCGACAGGCTGGCCACCGGCAGGATCCGGTCGATGCCGAACGCGGCGAGGGTGGCGCCGGCGACGATGCCGGTGGCCATCAGATAGGTTTTAGGGTCCTTCTCGACATGGATCCGGCCCGGTCCGATCGGCGTCTGCCCGGGTTCCTCCCGCTCCGCCGCGACCACCGTCACCTCGAACGCGTCGGCGCGGCGCAGCAGCGTCTCCGATACGCTCTCGCGCGTCAGGAAGGCCAGGAGCCGCCGCGGCCGCGGCCGGCCGATGACGATCCGGCTGACGTTCCGCGACCGCGCCAACGCCAGCAGCTCCTCGGCGATGTCGACGTCGGCGTTGACGCTGGCGGGCTCGGCCCCCAGCGATTCGGCGAGGCGGAGCGTCTCGGCGATGCCGTTCTTCGCCGCTTCCGGCAGCGCCTCGCTGGAGGAGGAGATCACGTGCACCGCCAGCCACGGCGCATGCGCCCGGTCCGCCATCCGCTTGGCCGCGCGCACCAGCGCCTTCGCCACCGGTGCCTCGTTGATGCACACCATGATGCGGTCGTGCGTCGGCCACGGGCCGGCGATGGCGTGGGTGCGCATGTGGTCGAGCATCTGCGCGTCCACCCGGTCGGCGGCGACGCGCATCGCCATCTCCCGCAGGGCGGTCAGGTTGCCCTTGGAGAAGAAGTTCTGGATGGCGCGCGCGACCTGGTCGTGCAGGTAGACCTTGCCCTGGCGCAGCCGCTCGATCAGCTCCTCCGGCGGAAGGTCGACCAGCTCGATCTCGTCGGCCATCTCCAGGACGCGGTCCGGCAGGGTTTCGCGCACGCGCACGCCGGAGATCCGGGCGACGACGTCGTTCAGGCTCTCCAGGTGCTGGATGTTCAGCGTGGTGTAGACGTCGATGCCGGCGTCGAGCACCTCCTCCACGTCTTGCCAGCGCTTGTCGTGCCGGCTGCCGGGAACGTTGGTGTGGGCCAGTTCGTCGATGAGCGCCAGATACGGCCGGCGCGCGATCACCGCGTCGAGGTCGAGCTCCTGCAGGATATGCCCGTGATAGAAATGCGGCCGCCGCGGCAGCATCGGCAGGCCGCGCAGCAGCCGGTCGGTCTCCGCCCTGCCGTGTGTCTCGACGAGGGTGGCGAGCACGTCGACACCGTCGGCCGCCCTCTGCAGGGCGGCCTCCAGCATCGCGTAGGTCTTGCCGACGCCGGGTGCGGCGCCGAGGAAGATCTTCAGCCGGCCGCGGCGCGTGCTGCGGCCATCGGCGATGCGCGCCTCCGGGCTGCTGCCGTCCGTTTCTTGCGGGGCGTCGGTCATGCGGCCTCGCTACGGCCGGGCGGGCGGCGTGCCGAGCCCGTCGAGCGCCAGGTTCAGCTGCAGCACGTTGACGGCCGCCGGCCCGAACAGGCCGAGGAAGGGGGGTCGAACGCCGCGCTCGACCAAGTGTGTGACCGCGTCCTCGGCCAGCGACCGCGCCGCGGCGACGCGCGCCACCTGAAGCTGGGCGGCTTGCGGCGAGATGTCGGGATCGAGGCCGCTCGCCGAAGACGTCACCAGGTCGACCGGCACCCGGACGCCGGGCGCCGCGTGCGCCAGAGCCATGGTGCGGTCGCGCACCGCCTCGATCAGGGCGCGGTTGGTCGGTGCGAGGTTGGTGCCGCCCGAGTTCGCGGCATCGTAGCCGTCGCCGGCCGCAGACGGCCGGCCGTGAAAGTGGCCGGGGCTCGTGAAGGCCTGCCCGATGCGGGCGGAACCGACGATCGTTCCGTCGCGCACGATCAGGCTGCCGCGCGCCTGGTCGGGGAAGAGCATCGACGCGACGCCGGTCATGGCGAGCGGGTAGCAGAGCCCGGTGATCGCGATCATCGCGCCCAGCAGGACGACCGCGGGTCTGGTCTGGGACAGCATGCGCATCTCCTCAGGCGAGCCCGAGAGCGGCGACGGCCATGTCGATCAGCTTGATGCCGACGAACGGTGCCGCGAGGCCGCCCAGGCCGTAGATCAGCAGGTTGCGGCGCAGCAGCGCGGCGGCGGAGGCCGGCGCATAGCGGACGCCACGCAGGGCGAGCGGGATCAGCACGACGATGACCAGGGCGTTGAAGACGACTGCCGACAGTATGGCACTCGCCGGGCTGGACAGCCGCATGACGTCGAGCACCTGCAGGCCCGGATAGACCGTGACGAACAGCGCCGGCAGGATCGCGAAATATTTGGCGACGTCGTTGGCGACGGAGAAGGTGGTCAGGGCGCCGCGGCTGATCAGCAGCTGCTTGCCGACCAGCACGATCTCGATCAGCTTCGTCGGGTCGCTGTCGAGGTCGATCAGGTTGCCCGCCTCCTTCGCCGCCGGCGTGCCGGAGTTCATGGCGACGCCGACGTCGGCCTGGGCGAGGGCGGGCGCATCGTTCGAGCCGTCGCCACACATCGCGACCATCTTGCCCTCGGCCTGCTCCTTGCGGATCAGCTCCAACTTGCCTTCGGGCGTCGCCTCGGCGAGGAAGTCGTCGACGCCGGCCTCCGCGGCGATGGCGGCCGCGGTCAGCGGATTGTCGCCGGTGATCATCACCGTGCGGATGCCCATCCGCCGCAGCTCGGCGAAGCGCTCGCGTATGTGCGGCTTGATCACGTCCTTCAGGTGGATGACGCCCAGGATGCGCCGGTCGCGCGACACGAGCAGCGGCGTGCCGCCCGACTTGGCGATCCGTTCGACGATCCGGGCGAGTGCCGGCGTCGCGGTCGCTTCGGCATGACGGAGCACGGCATCGGCGGCGCCTTTGCGCACCACGCTGCCGTCCTGCAGGTCGGCACCGGACAGCCGCGTCTGCGCCGAGAAGGCCAGCGACTTGGCGATCCGGCTCTCCAGCGCCTCGGCCGGGTGTCCGAGCGTGCGTCGGCCGAGGGCGACGATCGAGCGGCCCTCCGGCGTCTCGTCGGCGAACGAGGCGATCAGCGCCGCCTCGACCAGGTCGTCGTCGCGGACACCGGGCAGCGCGATCATCTCCTCGGCCATGCGGTTGCCGAAGGTGATCGTCCCGGTCTTGTCGAGCAGCAGCGTGTCGACGTCGCCGGCCGCTTCGACGGCCCTGCCGGACTTCGCGACGACGTTCGCCTTCACCAGCCTGTCCATGCCGGCGATGCCGATCGCCGACAGCAGCCCGCCGATCGTCGTCGGGATCAGCGTGACCAGCAGGGCGACGAGGTAGGCCACCGGTATCGCGGTGCCGGAGAAGAGCGCGAACGGCTCCAGCGTCGCGACGACCAGCAGGAAGATGATCGTCATCCCGGCCAGCAGGATGTTGAGCGC
It encodes:
- a CDS encoding CopG family transcriptional regulator yields the protein MADDTQRGRTRADSEKITINLGFVDLGHVDLLVQEGFYSNRTDFIRTAIRNQIERHGEAVRRAVTRKSVDLGLRHFSRADLEAARDAGEILDIRVLGLASIAADVTPELARAAIGSLAVLGALHATPAVKKALADRMT
- a CDS encoding sensor histidine kinase KdpD, giving the protein MTDAPQETDGSSPEARIADGRSTRRGRLKIFLGAAPGVGKTYAMLEAALQRAADGVDVLATLVETHGRAETDRLLRGLPMLPRRPHFYHGHILQELDLDAVIARRPYLALIDELAHTNVPGSRHDKRWQDVEEVLDAGIDVYTTLNIQHLESLNDVVARISGVRVRETLPDRVLEMADEIELVDLPPEELIERLRQGKVYLHDQVARAIQNFFSKGNLTALREMAMRVAADRVDAQMLDHMRTHAIAGPWPTHDRIMVCINEAPVAKALVRAAKRMADRAHAPWLAVHVISSSSEALPEAAKNGIAETLRLAESLGAEPASVNADVDIAEELLALARSRNVSRIVIGRPRPRRLLAFLTRESVSETLLRRADAFEVTVVAAEREEPGQTPIGPGRIHVEKDPKTYLMATGIVAGATLAAFGIDRILPVASLSLIFLTGVLLTATRYGLWPSLYAATISFVAYNFFFTEPYHTLLMHRRDDLLTLVLFYAASLLAGNLAARLRNQAVAQRRIARRTGSLYAFSRRLATAASQDDLVWAAVSNIAAVLRCEAMILSPDQEGRLKIDGAFPPRDDLEVRERSAAEWAWQHGQAAGWTSGTLPSSRWLFLPLKTALGTQGIIGVTFERGARLAPDDRRMLDAMSDQIAVAMERHRLASNLEQARVYSETERLRAALLSSVSHDLRTPLVSIIGAASSLVEADGPLGPAGRRQLAETIREEGERLDRYVQNLLDMTRLGYGALKLRRQPSDLRELVGAAIRQLGSSLAAHRVELDLDADLPPVDVDPVLMAQVFANLLDNAAKYAPAGSVIAVAGRAAGDMAVVAVTDGGPGIPAEHRDRVFDMFYRVAATDTQRAGTGLGLAICKGIVEAHGGAVRATEPPPPGKGTRMEISLPLAFGDAARE
- a CDS encoding PHB depolymerase family esterase — its product is MSNRFRDGMTEATRLTGTGRLGEATALIQRLLHGRPASEPQTASAGTVIDADFVTVEEPDARRDPRPNSRPTAGSARGPEPRPRAGLGETLQRLAARVAAGAGIAASDPSAFTREAPAPLPEGAAFTAASHTGEHGTRAYRLYVPSGRTGERLPLIVMLHGCTQSPDDFAAGTRMNALAEAEGCFVAYPEQPASANPKKCWNWFSPGDQRRGRGEPALIAGITRQVMRDHPVDPARVYVAGLSAGGAAAAVMAAAYPDLYAAAGVHSGLAAGSASDLSSALAAMRRGAPGEGQPDGGERSAVVPVIVFHGDRDATVHPRNAAAVVGGATAGIATAATVERGRAPDGHAYSRTIHADPAGRVVAEQWTIHGAGHAWAGGSPSGSYTDPRGPDAAREMLRFFLGHCRTGAAGG
- the kdpC gene encoding potassium-transporting ATPase subunit KdpC, which translates into the protein MLSQTRPAVVLLGAMIAITGLCYPLAMTGVASMLFPDQARGSLIVRDGTIVGSARIGQAFTSPGHFHGRPSAAGDGYDAANSGGTNLAPTNRALIEAVRDRTMALAHAAPGVRVPVDLVTSSASGLDPDISPQAAQLQVARVAAARSLAEDAVTHLVERGVRPPFLGLFGPAAVNVLQLNLALDGLGTPPARP
- a CDS encoding nickel-binding protein, encoding MPIFLDRHELSGLTASDIAEAHRKDLEVQERYGVRFLTYWFDATRGNGFCLIDAPDIETAMRVHDEAHGDVAKHVIEVDLSAVEAFLGRVSDPAPSAPGAGPEIDSAVRAILFTDIVDSTGMTARLGDIRAVEMVRAHDALVRRALRDQAGREVKHTGDGIMASFTDPGSAVGCARAVQRAFEAFNLGSREKLQVRIGIDVGEPIVDAQDLFGSTVQMAARLCQGAEPDQILVSAEVYKLVKGAFALIEHPARAIKGFGCPVPIYEVRWN
- a CDS encoding ester cyclase translates to MSIEQTARDFFEACEAGGGWEACKAHCHDGASFACQADTLAGITTLADYAEWMKGLLGPIPDGRYELTAFAADAARRTVVAAAVFHGTQTGQGGPGAPTGRALASDYAYVIAFDGPRIRHMTKIWNDTQALRQLGWN
- the kdpB gene encoding potassium-transporting ATPase subunit KdpB; amino-acid sequence: MRQERPLLDGRLALTAGRSALAKLDPRVLARNPVMFVTAVLALLTTGLFVRDLAVGAATAGLVGQISFWLWLTVLFANFAEAIAEGRGRARADSLRATQTDTRCRRLRGDPSRRDDAEMVSSRSLRVGDLFVVDAGEIVPADGEVVDGVASVDESAITGESAPVIRESGGDRSAVTGGTRLVSDWLVVRVTAEPGRSFLDRMIAMVEGASRQKTPNEIALNILLAGMTIIFLLVVATLEPFALFSGTAIPVAYLVALLVTLIPTTIGGLLSAIGIAGMDRLVKANVVAKSGRAVEAAGDVDTLLLDKTGTITFGNRMAEEMIALPGVRDDDLVEAALIASFADETPEGRSIVALGRRTLGHPAEALESRIAKSLAFSAQTRLSGADLQDGSVVRKGAADAVLRHAEATATPALARIVERIAKSGGTPLLVSRDRRILGVIHLKDVIKPHIRERFAELRRMGIRTVMITGDNPLTAAAIAAEAGVDDFLAEATPEGKLELIRKEQAEGKMVAMCGDGSNDAPALAQADVGVAMNSGTPAAKEAGNLIDLDSDPTKLIEIVLVGKQLLISRGALTTFSVANDVAKYFAILPALFVTVYPGLQVLDVMRLSSPASAILSAVVFNALVIVVLIPLALRGVRYAPASAAALLRRNLLIYGLGGLAAPFVGIKLIDMAVAALGLA
- a CDS encoding class I SAM-dependent methyltransferase yields the protein MSVASRHDAWGAGSSYDRYMGRWSGRIAPLFLDWLNVPAGLDWLEVGCGTGALSAAILERSSPRSLLAVDPSSGFVDAARAKLADPRAAFQVGDAQALEVEDASRDVVVSGLVLNFVPDRMKALREMRRAARPGGRVGFYVWDYPGGGIAFMRAFWDAAVALDPAAADLTEGKRFPFCRPESLTAEAMEAGLMSVESTAIEVATTFADFDDYWQPFTLGTGPAPGYCASLDPAARVRLRQKLEADLPREADGSITLNARAWAVRARVA
- a CDS encoding response regulator transcription factor is translated as MTGGARILVVDDEAQIRRFLRVALDAHGYEVLEAATGREGEGRAATEQPDLVILDLGLPDTDGKAVVARIREWSQVPILVLSVRQDEAEKVQALDAGAQDYVVKPFGIKELLARIRTLLRDRKGPGSVPEGPVLAVGDLQVDLRAHEVRRGGEPVRLTRKEFDLLAMLARHRGRILTHQTLLNEIWGPAHRDDTHYLRVFVRQLRQKLGDDPAAPRYILNEPGVGYRLLDPEGF